A window of the Sandaracinaceae bacterium genome harbors these coding sequences:
- the xseB gene encoding exodeoxyribonuclease VII small subunit, which yields MSTPAKRSRPEPSTPGDALRAASFEAVMTELQSVVARLEEGELSLEESLLAFEKGVQLSREGSRRLEEAERRVEALLSSDAAAPDELSAP from the coding sequence ATGTCCACTCCCGCAAAGCGCTCACGCCCCGAACCGAGCACGCCAGGCGACGCCCTGCGCGCTGCGTCGTTCGAAGCCGTCATGACCGAGCTGCAGTCGGTGGTCGCGCGCCTCGAGGAAGGCGAGCTCTCCCTCGAGGAGTCGCTCTTGGCCTTCGAGAAGGGCGTTCAGCTGTCCCGCGAGGGGAGCCGGCGCCTCGAAGAAGCCGAGCGCCGCGTCGAGGCGCTGCTCTCGAGCGACGCCGCCGCCCCCGACGAACTTTCTGCCCCCTGA
- a CDS encoding sulfatase: protein MGANAPGAAEAPRDERVAHAVLGMAEHPERAERWRRGTRVVDLGAPEGEQYTLGGWTTGLRAAEEGDGSPSVALAAGNRATLSVPVDSSGPLRVTLRARGFRGAEVLAAWDGESVPVRLLGDASAEVLAGLPTNGAFARLVIDLPRADTGEHSLTLRVRGGSGTLAGRGATLALDWMRIGDPADRFAEERSAPSALTALLGDQPLLRLHRDERVGFTLRVPAEARLRGVLRPGPAVALSVARDGHATAAVADLVPGAFDVDLGAFAGELVRLELSAASADGPEDAASELVRPSVVVLGAALPAASSVRRPRNVLLYLVDTLRADHLSPYNQGTRVRTPGLASFVQQAVTMRRAHSQENWTKPSVATLLSSLMPWEHTAVEDASVVPESVALLPELLREQGFFTGSFIANGYVSDRFGFQQGWHTYRNYIREGRRNDAEFVAADVLRWLDEREDTRPFFLYVHTIDPHVPYRRREETLSLYGDTRYSGPAAVANNADLLGRVKLGRVTLAAADRAHLEALYDGEITYHDIHFQTIMDGLERRHLADDTLVIITSDHGEEFWDHGSVGHGHSVYEELLHVPMFVRHPGLPTDRAAVREVGDDVGLVDVLPTIFDALGLPAPEGISGRSFLPALLGQSSSAPVATVSGFMENWRTVTLSDLKLIHRANGTFRLFDLASDPSEQHDLAPQRPLAVRHLRALLGLRLADADPVARGPRRGARPREHQATSTRIDPETAAQLRALGYLID, encoded by the coding sequence ATGGGCGCCAACGCACCAGGGGCAGCCGAAGCGCCTCGTGACGAGCGGGTGGCGCACGCGGTCCTCGGCATGGCGGAGCACCCCGAGCGTGCCGAGCGCTGGCGACGCGGGACACGCGTCGTGGACCTCGGCGCCCCCGAGGGTGAGCAGTACACGTTGGGTGGCTGGACCACCGGGCTGCGCGCGGCCGAGGAGGGCGATGGCTCTCCGAGCGTCGCGCTGGCGGCGGGCAACCGCGCGACCCTCAGCGTGCCCGTGGACAGCAGCGGGCCGCTGCGCGTGACCCTCCGCGCGCGCGGCTTTCGAGGCGCCGAGGTGCTGGCTGCTTGGGATGGCGAGAGCGTGCCGGTGCGGTTGCTGGGCGATGCGAGCGCCGAGGTGTTGGCCGGCCTGCCCACCAACGGCGCTTTCGCGCGCCTGGTCATCGACCTTCCGCGGGCCGACACGGGCGAGCACAGCCTCACGCTGCGCGTGCGCGGTGGGAGCGGGACGCTCGCAGGGCGAGGCGCGACGCTGGCGCTCGACTGGATGCGAATCGGGGACCCCGCCGACCGCTTCGCGGAGGAGCGCAGCGCGCCCTCTGCGTTGACCGCCCTACTGGGGGACCAGCCTCTGTTGCGCTTGCACCGGGACGAGCGCGTGGGGTTCACGCTGCGCGTCCCCGCCGAGGCCCGTCTGCGCGGGGTGCTGCGGCCTGGGCCCGCCGTGGCCTTGTCGGTCGCACGAGATGGCCACGCGACGGCAGCGGTCGCCGACCTCGTGCCTGGGGCCTTCGACGTGGACCTCGGGGCGTTCGCGGGGGAGCTGGTGCGTCTCGAGCTGAGCGCCGCTTCGGCTGACGGGCCGGAGGATGCCGCGAGCGAGCTGGTGCGCCCGAGCGTGGTGGTGCTGGGAGCGGCGCTGCCTGCGGCCAGCAGCGTGCGCCGCCCGCGCAACGTGCTGCTCTACCTGGTGGACACGCTACGCGCCGACCACTTGAGCCCGTACAACCAGGGCACACGCGTGCGCACGCCTGGGCTCGCCAGCTTCGTGCAGCAGGCTGTCACCATGCGGCGCGCTCACTCGCAGGAGAACTGGACCAAGCCCAGCGTCGCGACGTTGCTGTCGTCGTTGATGCCGTGGGAGCACACGGCCGTGGAGGACGCGTCGGTGGTGCCGGAGTCCGTGGCGCTCCTGCCCGAGCTGCTGCGCGAGCAGGGCTTCTTCACGGGCTCGTTCATCGCGAATGGCTACGTGTCCGATCGCTTCGGCTTCCAGCAGGGCTGGCACACGTACCGGAACTACATTCGCGAGGGGCGCCGCAACGACGCCGAGTTCGTGGCGGCGGACGTGCTGCGCTGGCTCGACGAGCGCGAGGACACCCGCCCCTTCTTCCTCTACGTGCACACCATCGATCCGCACGTGCCGTATCGCCGCCGGGAGGAGACGCTCTCGCTCTACGGCGACACGCGCTACTCGGGGCCCGCCGCGGTGGCCAACAACGCTGACCTGCTGGGCCGCGTGAAGCTGGGGCGGGTCACGCTGGCCGCCGCCGACCGCGCGCACCTCGAGGCGCTCTACGACGGCGAGATCACGTATCACGACATCCACTTCCAGACGATCATGGACGGGCTCGAGCGGCGTCACCTCGCGGACGACACGCTGGTCATCATCACGTCGGACCACGGCGAGGAATTCTGGGACCACGGGTCGGTGGGGCACGGCCACAGCGTCTACGAGGAGCTGCTGCACGTGCCCATGTTCGTGCGGCATCCAGGCCTCCCCACGGATCGCGCCGCCGTGCGCGAAGTGGGTGACGACGTGGGCCTGGTGGACGTGCTGCCCACCATCTTCGACGCGCTCGGGCTCCCGGCACCGGAGGGCATCTCGGGGCGCTCGTTCCTGCCGGCGCTGCTGGGTCAGAGCAGCAGCGCGCCGGTGGCCACGGTCAGTGGGTTCATGGAGAACTGGCGGACCGTCACGCTTTCCGACCTCAAGCTCATTCACCGCGCCAACGGTACGTTTCGGCTCTTCGACCTCGCGTCGGATCCATCCGAGCAGCATGACCTGGCGCCGCAACGCCCGCTCGCCGTCCGACACCTACGCGCCTTGTTGGGGCTCCGGCTGGCGGATGCCGACCCCGTGGCGCGCGGCCCTCGGCGTGGTGCGCGTCCACGCGAGCACCAGGCAACGAGCACGCGCATCGATCCCGAGACGGCGGCGCAGCTGCGCGCCCTCGGCTACCTGATTGATTGA
- a CDS encoding carboxypeptidase regulatory-like domain-containing protein — translation MSIFAPLHLRTLRARATLLAAVALLSCSTFVASVALADALVNVQVRSEAGAPVDGVVVLRSRANAETTYQCTTAQGDCHIDNVPGGQYTATFTPTGGPSQAPRTVMIPPAGIVSLLVAAR, via the coding sequence ATGTCCATCTTCGCCCCTCTCCACCTCCGCACGCTGCGAGCCCGAGCCACCTTGCTGGCCGCCGTCGCGCTGCTCTCGTGCTCCACGTTCGTCGCTTCGGTCGCGCTGGCCGACGCGCTGGTGAACGTGCAGGTGCGCTCTGAAGCGGGGGCGCCCGTGGACGGCGTCGTGGTGCTGCGCTCGCGGGCCAACGCCGAGACCACCTACCAGTGCACCACGGCGCAGGGGGACTGCCACATCGACAACGTCCCGGGTGGCCAATACACCGCCACGTTCACACCCACGGGTGGCCCCAGCCAGGCGCCGCGCACCGTCATGATCCCGCCAGCGGGCATCGTCAGCCTGTTGGTCGCGGCGCGCTAG
- a CDS encoding OmpA family protein — MRFVRLAVLSLLSLWHLSAAAPLAHAQGDFGDEFDDEFGPARPAPAPAPAPAPAPRATPAPAPAPTPAPARVTDNEFDDEFGGAPADPQPAPAPVAEDEATTTEVTIESDEASAPRSAREQADADSELRLRLFRAHNTYLGPTGGIHVVGADSGPRGSFRVALMAEFFRSNGFLTPSDGAQRFGGALSLSWTAHQNIEVFASLLSYATTNAGSDPDLIQVLGDTHLGIKGFHWVTPFLAIGGDVDLNLLNHVGDIGVVLRSTSLGIRANLTADLRGLESSIPFIVRFNARYWMDNSSELIEATERQRYAGLADPLPVEDERRHLLTAAERFALEVNRTDFIDLSLGLEAPLRVMEDFYIHPMVEWNWRLPVNRQGYDCVFVPDADRPSRPEAGDDGCLKVQGISSFPMTLSVGVRVLPPVRGLAVTVAADIGLTGVNTLVRELAPTQPYNILIGASYAYDTTPPAPEIREVEVEREVQVGPPPRGRIAGVAVEQGSGAPIPGAIVRFPGRTETALLAGPDGTFVTYLFDPGAVELAIEHEEYRPNTCSATIPEPAAGATEDMRVEVRCELEALPRRGDVDGRVIDEDGPVSGAVLELNGPSSHRVVSDGAGAFRLEGVPPGTYTARIESEGHLIKLTEFSVAPRETARPEITLLRRPRRSLVSVTARAIVIRRQINFATDSDEILEQSFGLMEEIADVIMRNPQLTSIEIQGHTDDRGGREHNQDLSQRRADSVRAWLTQHGVEASRLQAMGYGQTRPLVPNITSANRARNRRVQFVVQ; from the coding sequence ATGCGTTTTGTTCGCTTGGCCGTACTTTCTCTACTTTCTCTGTGGCACCTGAGCGCCGCGGCACCTCTCGCGCACGCTCAAGGCGACTTCGGAGACGAGTTCGACGACGAGTTCGGTCCCGCCCGGCCTGCACCTGCCCCCGCGCCTGCGCCGGCCCCCGCGCCGCGTGCCACCCCGGCGCCTGCGCCCGCCCCCACGCCTGCCCCGGCACGCGTCACGGACAACGAGTTCGACGACGAGTTCGGCGGCGCGCCTGCGGATCCGCAGCCGGCTCCCGCCCCGGTCGCCGAGGACGAGGCCACCACCACCGAGGTCACCATCGAGAGCGACGAGGCCTCGGCACCGCGCTCCGCACGGGAGCAGGCCGACGCCGACAGTGAGCTGCGCCTGCGCCTCTTCCGCGCACACAACACCTACCTCGGGCCCACGGGCGGTATCCACGTGGTCGGCGCCGACAGCGGCCCGCGCGGGAGCTTCCGCGTGGCCCTCATGGCCGAGTTCTTCCGCAGCAACGGCTTCCTGACCCCCAGCGACGGCGCCCAGCGCTTCGGCGGCGCGCTCTCGCTGAGCTGGACCGCTCACCAGAACATCGAGGTGTTCGCCTCGCTCCTCAGCTACGCCACCACCAACGCGGGCAGCGACCCGGACCTCATCCAGGTGCTGGGCGACACGCACCTCGGCATCAAGGGCTTCCACTGGGTTACCCCCTTCCTCGCCATCGGCGGCGACGTCGACCTGAACCTGCTGAACCACGTGGGTGACATCGGCGTGGTGTTGCGCAGCACCAGCCTAGGCATCCGCGCCAACCTCACGGCCGACCTGCGCGGCCTCGAGAGCTCCATTCCGTTCATCGTCCGCTTCAACGCGCGCTACTGGATGGACAACTCGAGTGAGCTGATCGAGGCCACCGAGCGACAGCGCTACGCCGGCCTGGCGGACCCGCTGCCCGTCGAGGACGAGCGCCGCCACCTCTTGACCGCCGCCGAGCGCTTCGCCCTCGAGGTCAACCGCACGGACTTCATCGACCTCTCGCTGGGCCTCGAGGCCCCGCTGCGCGTCATGGAGGACTTCTACATTCACCCCATGGTGGAGTGGAACTGGCGCCTGCCGGTCAACCGCCAGGGCTACGACTGCGTGTTCGTCCCCGACGCGGACCGCCCAAGCCGTCCCGAAGCCGGCGACGATGGCTGCCTCAAGGTCCAGGGCATCAGCTCCTTCCCGATGACGCTGTCCGTCGGCGTGCGCGTGCTGCCTCCGGTGCGCGGCCTGGCTGTCACCGTGGCGGCGGACATCGGCCTCACGGGCGTGAACACGCTGGTGCGCGAGCTCGCCCCCACGCAGCCCTACAACATCTTGATCGGCGCCAGCTACGCCTACGACACCACCCCGCCCGCCCCCGAGATCCGCGAGGTCGAAGTGGAGCGCGAGGTGCAGGTCGGGCCTCCGCCGCGTGGTCGCATCGCGGGCGTGGCCGTGGAGCAGGGCAGCGGGGCGCCGATCCCGGGCGCCATCGTGCGCTTCCCCGGTCGCACCGAGACCGCTCTGCTGGCAGGTCCGGACGGCACGTTCGTGACCTACCTGTTCGACCCCGGCGCGGTGGAGCTCGCCATCGAACACGAGGAGTACCGCCCCAACACGTGCTCGGCCACCATCCCCGAGCCGGCCGCCGGCGCCACCGAGGACATGCGCGTCGAAGTGCGCTGTGAGCTCGAGGCCCTGCCCCGTCGCGGCGACGTCGACGGTCGCGTCATCGACGAAGACGGCCCGGTCAGCGGCGCCGTGCTCGAGCTGAACGGTCCCTCCTCGCACCGCGTCGTCAGCGATGGGGCCGGCGCGTTCCGCCTGGAGGGCGTCCCGCCGGGCACGTACACCGCGCGTATCGAGTCCGAAGGTCACCTCATCAAGCTGACCGAGTTCTCGGTGGCCCCGCGCGAGACGGCGCGGCCCGAGATCACCCTGCTGCGCCGCCCACGTCGCTCGCTGGTGTCGGTCACCGCGCGCGCCATCGTCATCCGCCGGCAGATCAACTTCGCCACGGACAGCGACGAGATCCTCGAGCAGAGCTTCGGGCTCATGGAAGAGATCGCGGACGTCATCATGCGCAACCCGCAGCTGACCTCGATCGAGATCCAGGGACATACGGACGATCGCGGCGGGCGCGAGCACAACCAGGACCTCTCGCAGCGCCGGGCCGACTCGGTGCGCGCGTGGCTCACTCAGCACGGCGTGGAGGCCAGCCGGCTGCAGGCCATGGGCTACGGGCAGACCCGACCGCTGGTCCCCAACATCACGTCGGCGAACCGCGCGCGCAACCGCCGCGTGCAGTTCGTGGTGCAGTAA
- a CDS encoding matrixin family metalloprotease, with product MSARVPFAFALALTLTLGAGAPGSARAWCQMTTSNSAPTLEMPCVTEGVPLAWRNGCMAFAVDERGGLDVSAAQIEGVLDASFRSWMSVTCDGASPGFNVLGYAERATCQEAEYRTNRGNVNVVAMVSDWDARDYDPSAYAITTVWHNTDTGLILDVDIMVNEQLGPYAICPETGCPPALPRNRVVDLENVLTHELGHFFGIAHSDVPNATMYLSAARGETLKRTLEADDVEAMCTIYAPGTLDACTDHTPRGGLDLNCEDDPVGSSCVAATPTSRGDVPVGWALFGAGLAAVVVRRRWAVRGTQGHLRQR from the coding sequence GTGAGCGCTCGCGTCCCGTTCGCATTCGCGCTCGCGCTCACGCTGACGCTCGGCGCCGGCGCGCCAGGCTCGGCCAGGGCGTGGTGTCAGATGACCACCAGCAACAGCGCGCCCACCCTCGAGATGCCGTGCGTCACGGAGGGCGTCCCGCTCGCCTGGCGTAACGGCTGCATGGCCTTCGCCGTGGACGAGCGCGGCGGCCTCGATGTGAGCGCGGCCCAGATCGAGGGCGTGCTGGACGCCAGCTTCCGCAGCTGGATGTCGGTGACGTGCGACGGCGCCTCCCCCGGCTTCAACGTCCTCGGCTACGCCGAGCGCGCCACCTGCCAGGAGGCCGAGTACCGAACCAACCGGGGCAACGTGAACGTGGTCGCCATGGTCTCGGACTGGGACGCGCGCGACTACGACCCCTCGGCATACGCCATCACCACGGTCTGGCACAACACGGACACGGGCCTGATCCTGGATGTGGACATCATGGTCAACGAGCAGCTGGGCCCTTACGCCATCTGCCCCGAGACCGGCTGCCCGCCCGCGCTTCCACGCAACCGCGTGGTGGACCTCGAGAACGTGCTCACCCACGAGCTCGGTCACTTCTTCGGCATCGCGCACTCGGATGTGCCGAACGCCACCATGTACCTGTCGGCGGCGCGTGGCGAGACGCTCAAGCGCACCCTCGAGGCCGATGACGTGGAAGCGATGTGCACCATCTACGCGCCCGGGACGCTGGATGCGTGCACGGACCACACGCCGCGAGGGGGCCTGGATCTGAACTGCGAGGACGATCCGGTGGGGAGCAGCTGCGTGGCGGCGACACCCACCTCGCGTGGTGACGTGCCCGTTGGCTGGGCCCTCTTCGGCGCAGGCCTCGCCGCCGTGGTCGTGCGTCGCCGCTGGGCTGTTCGTGGCACTCAGGGCCATCTCCGCCAGCGTTGA
- the dctP gene encoding TRAP transporter substrate-binding protein DctP: MKKRILLPLIVAAVAMALPGSSAPPAQAQAARNVELRIATLAPDGSSWMRVFNAWNQSLQEATGDNTGGRVSLRLYPGGSQGDERDFIRKMRDGQLDGAAVTTTGLGQVARSTLVLAVPGLITEYAQMDRVRRRLNTQLLRGFSEGGVTLLGWGDVGKSRLFSTQAITRPSDLRSTRPWHWRDEPIFGEFLSVVGATPVPLGVNEVYPSLQTGIVNAVPGSALAAVSLQWHTRLRFVTQQNSGLIVGATIINKPTFEALTAAQQAALTSTAERAHTALRRAIRRDDDRAYQTVLRRGITQTDLTATQAEWATAQATTRTRLTGRLYSAALLRSVESAAGSN; the protein is encoded by the coding sequence ATGAAGAAGCGAATCCTACTCCCTCTCATCGTTGCCGCGGTGGCCATGGCGCTGCCCGGCAGCAGCGCCCCGCCCGCCCAGGCGCAGGCCGCGCGCAACGTCGAGCTCCGCATCGCCACGCTGGCGCCAGACGGCTCCTCGTGGATGCGCGTCTTCAATGCGTGGAACCAGAGCCTCCAAGAAGCCACGGGTGACAACACGGGCGGCCGCGTGAGCCTGCGCCTCTATCCGGGCGGCAGCCAGGGGGACGAGCGCGACTTCATCCGCAAGATGCGCGACGGCCAGCTGGACGGCGCCGCCGTCACCACCACGGGCCTCGGCCAGGTGGCCCGCTCCACGCTCGTTCTGGCCGTCCCGGGCCTCATCACCGAGTACGCGCAGATGGACCGCGTGCGCCGCCGCCTCAACACCCAGCTCCTGCGCGGCTTCAGCGAGGGTGGCGTGACGCTGCTCGGCTGGGGTGACGTGGGCAAGTCGCGCCTGTTCTCCACGCAGGCCATCACGCGCCCCTCGGACCTCCGCAGCACGCGGCCGTGGCACTGGCGTGACGAGCCGATCTTCGGCGAGTTCCTCTCGGTGGTCGGCGCCACCCCGGTCCCGCTCGGCGTCAACGAGGTCTACCCGTCGCTCCAAACGGGCATCGTCAACGCCGTGCCCGGCTCGGCGCTCGCCGCGGTCTCGCTCCAGTGGCACACGCGCCTGCGCTTCGTGACGCAGCAGAACTCGGGCCTCATCGTGGGCGCCACCATCATCAACAAGCCCACCTTCGAGGCGCTCACCGCCGCGCAGCAGGCCGCTCTGACCAGCACCGCGGAGCGCGCCCACACCGCCCTCCGCCGGGCCATCCGCCGCGACGACGACCGCGCATACCAGACCGTGCTCCGCCGCGGCATCACGCAGACCGACCTGACGGCCACGCAGGCCGAGTGGGCCACCGCGCAGGCCACCACGCGCACGCGCCTGACCGGGCGCCTGTACTCGGCAGCCCTGCTCCGCAGCGTGGAGTCGGCGGCCGGCTCCAACTGA
- a CDS encoding biopolymer transporter ExbD, protein MAIAKPGKVLLHKIPLHFVHEKVAGGGKKGVDQSIPLVPFIDFLITLVVFLLMSFSASGELVAQQPSITMPTADHTTALEVAPIISIDDRAVTLDGTRVADAATLAANADVSRIEQLIQNLNTLKQNWQVLHPGDEFPGMVIIQADVNVDFRVIKKVMFSIAQAGFPNISFAVNGTGEEGAPAAPAAEH, encoded by the coding sequence ATGGCGATCGCAAAGCCCGGCAAGGTTCTACTCCACAAGATCCCCCTCCACTTCGTCCACGAGAAGGTGGCCGGCGGTGGCAAGAAGGGCGTGGACCAGAGCATCCCGCTCGTCCCCTTCATCGACTTCTTGATCACGCTCGTGGTCTTCCTGCTCATGTCGTTCTCCGCCTCCGGTGAGCTCGTGGCCCAGCAGCCCAGCATCACCATGCCCACCGCGGACCACACCACAGCGCTCGAGGTCGCGCCCATCATCTCCATCGATGACCGCGCGGTGACGCTGGACGGAACCCGCGTGGCCGACGCCGCCACGCTGGCCGCCAACGCCGACGTGAGCCGCATCGAGCAGCTCATCCAGAACCTGAACACCCTGAAGCAGAACTGGCAGGTGCTGCACCCCGGTGATGAGTTCCCCGGCATGGTCATCATCCAGGCCGACGTGAACGTGGACTTCCGCGTCATCAAGAAGGTCATGTTCTCCATCGCGCAGGCGGGCTTCCCGAACATCAGCTTCGCCGTCAACGGCACGGGTGAAGAGGGCGCGCCGGCCGCCCCCGCAGCCGAGCACTGA
- a CDS encoding biopolymer transporter ExbD has translation MATIGGGGGGHGGKKTVDQEIPLVPFIDLLLCCVMFLLVTAVWNQLARIEANQNVPSTSAPSDEPPPEERDKLTISITSTGYLLSSTAGDAHNVPRSGEDYNVDELRNKLQAWRQAYPNRHDITVTPEDGVLYQHVIEAMDTARGEEWTEISLGAASF, from the coding sequence ATGGCAACCATTGGCGGAGGCGGCGGCGGACACGGCGGGAAAAAGACCGTCGACCAAGAGATCCCCCTAGTCCCTTTCATCGACCTTCTCCTGTGTTGCGTGATGTTCTTGCTCGTGACCGCGGTGTGGAACCAGCTGGCACGCATCGAGGCCAACCAGAACGTGCCCAGCACGTCGGCGCCTTCGGACGAACCCCCCCCCGAGGAACGCGACAAGCTCACCATCAGCATCACGTCGACGGGTTACTTGCTCTCGTCGACGGCGGGTGACGCCCACAACGTCCCGCGCAGCGGCGAGGACTACAACGTCGACGAGCTTCGCAACAAGCTCCAGGCGTGGCGTCAGGCATACCCCAACCGGCACGACATCACCGTCACGCCCGAAGACGGCGTGCTCTACCAGCACGTCATCGAGGCGATGGACACCGCCCGCGGCGAAGAGTGGACCGAGATCTCCCTCGGCGCCGCGAGCTTCTGA
- a CDS encoding MotA/TolQ/ExbB proton channel family protein, translating to MATLWEHYQEGGWAMWIILFWLILAIAIIAERSVYLYKASINKDVFLSTMQKCILAGDIARAIKLCSAANAPLARIVKAGLMRVNRPDEEVQAAMDEAALRELPLIEHRTAYLGLLANLAMLSGLFGTVIGLITAFAAVAGADSTSKATMLAKGISEAMNCTAFGLIAAITALIGMGVLNGKTQGLLDDINAATVQVMNLVVNNRSKVNLTGVGDEA from the coding sequence ATGGCAACACTTTGGGAACACTACCAAGAGGGCGGCTGGGCCATGTGGATCATCCTCTTCTGGCTGATCCTCGCGATCGCGATCATCGCGGAGCGCTCGGTCTACCTCTACAAGGCCTCGATCAATAAGGATGTGTTCCTCTCGACGATGCAGAAGTGCATCTTGGCGGGAGACATCGCCCGTGCGATCAAGCTCTGCTCGGCGGCCAATGCGCCCCTGGCCCGCATCGTCAAGGCGGGTCTCATGCGCGTCAACCGCCCGGACGAAGAGGTCCAGGCCGCCATGGACGAAGCGGCCCTCCGTGAGCTCCCGCTCATCGAGCATCGCACCGCGTACCTCGGCCTGCTCGCCAACCTCGCCATGCTCTCGGGCCTCTTCGGCACCGTGATCGGCCTCATCACCGCCTTCGCGGCCGTCGCCGGCGCAGACTCCACGTCGAAGGCGACCATGCTCGCGAAGGGCATCTCCGAAGCCATGAACTGCACGGCCTTCGGTCTGATCGCCGCCATCACGGCGCTCATCGGCATGGGCGTCCTCAACGGTAAGACCCAGGGCCTGCTCGACGACATCAACGCGGCCACCGTCCAGGTCATGAACCTGGTGGTGAACAACCGCTCGAAGGTCAACCTCACCGGCGTGGGCGACGAAGCCTGA
- a CDS encoding MotA/TolQ/ExbB proton channel family protein produces the protein MEGAPFSFINIAVLALVLAIVAERFVFILSKYRVNATEFMAQVRKLVQAGNIDRAIKLCEAAPLPLLQVIKAGLTQVNRGEDAVIANMEEKLAEVLPALEKRIASLWTFANLATLIGLLGTIRGLIRAFAAVGTIDDPSQKTAMLSAGISEAMWNTFLGLLIAVIAMFFHLILNGMAKRQKHEMEKATMKLENLLTLKRQG, from the coding sequence ATGGAGGGCGCGCCGTTCTCGTTCATCAACATCGCGGTGCTTGCCCTGGTACTCGCCATCGTTGCCGAGCGCTTCGTTTTCATCCTGAGCAAGTACCGCGTGAACGCCACGGAGTTCATGGCGCAGGTGCGCAAGCTGGTGCAGGCGGGGAACATCGACCGCGCCATCAAGCTCTGCGAGGCGGCGCCGCTGCCGCTCCTGCAGGTCATCAAGGCGGGGCTCACCCAGGTGAACCGCGGTGAAGATGCCGTCATCGCGAACATGGAGGAGAAGCTCGCGGAGGTGCTCCCCGCACTCGAGAAGCGCATCGCCTCGCTGTGGACGTTCGCGAACCTTGCGACCCTGATCGGTCTGCTCGGGACCATCCGCGGTCTGATCCGCGCCTTCGCGGCCGTCGGTACCATCGACGACCCGTCGCAGAAGACGGCCATGCTCTCGGCCGGTATCTCCGAGGCCATGTGGAACACCTTCCTCGGGCTGCTCATCGCCGTGATCGCCATGTTCTTCCACCTCATCCTGAACGGCATGGCCAAGCGCCAGAAGCACGAGATGGAGAAGGCGACCATGAAGCTCGAGAACCTGCTGACGCTGAAGCGACAGGGCTGA
- a CDS encoding biopolymer transporter ExbD, with amino-acid sequence MAKQLTGRQRAYVKKHSKYHELDPSEADSELNIIPFLDIVMNLIMFLLMTVSTVAFFSQVEATLPQYSSGRAGTRSTANENALNLMVTITESGIIVTGSSGKLAPGCESTMSGRVITVPRAGEGYDWRALTACAEKIKETFADEHRVTVGADPTIHYEHVIHAMDAMRTNASGVELFPEVLLSAGVR; translated from the coding sequence ATGGCCAAGCAGCTGACAGGTCGCCAACGTGCTTACGTCAAGAAGCACTCGAAGTACCACGAACTGGATCCCTCCGAGGCTGACTCGGAGCTGAACATCATCCCGTTCTTGGACATCGTCATGAACTTGATCATGTTCTTGCTCATGACCGTGTCCACCGTGGCCTTCTTCTCGCAGGTCGAGGCGACGCTGCCACAGTACAGCTCCGGGCGCGCGGGCACTCGCTCGACCGCCAACGAGAACGCGCTGAACCTCATGGTCACCATCACGGAGAGCGGCATCATCGTGACGGGCAGCTCTGGAAAGCTCGCGCCCGGGTGCGAGAGCACCATGTCGGGCCGTGTCATCACCGTCCCGCGCGCAGGCGAGGGGTACGACTGGCGTGCGCTCACGGCTTGCGCCGAGAAGATCAAAGAGACCTTCGCGGACGAGCACCGTGTGACGGTCGGGGCAGACCCCACCATCCACTATGAGCACGTCATCCACGCCATGGACGCGATGCGCACCAACGCCTCGGGCGTGGAGCTCTTCCCTGAAGTGCTGCTGTCGGCAGGAGTGCGCTGA